From Agrobacterium vitis:
AATGACTTCAATGCCGCCGTTGCGCAATTGTCCGATACGCTGGGCGCTGTCGCCAATGCAACCAACTCTATCGACAGCGGTTCGCGGGAAATCAGCCAGGCTGCCGAAGATCTGTCGAAGCGCACCGAACAGCAGGCCGCATCGCTGGAGGAAACCGCCGCCGCCCTCGACCAGATCACCACCAATGTCGCCAACTCGTCCAAGCGCGCCGAAGAAGCCCGCCATGTAGCGATTGAGGCCAACCAGTCGGCCCGCGAATCCGGCATTGTCGTCTCCAATGCAGTAGACGCCATGCAGCGGATCGAGCAATCGTCAAACCAGATCTCCAATATCATTGGTGTCATCGACGAAATTGCTTTCCAGACCAACCTTCTCGCTTTGAATGCTGGCGTGGAAGCAGCGCGTGCCGGCGAAGCGGGCAAAGGCTTTGCGGTCGTCGCCCAGGAAGTGCGTGAATTGGCGCAGCGCTCTGCCGGTGCCGCCAAAGAAATCAAGGAATTGATCCGTAATTCCGCCGGTGAAGTCTCCAATGGTGTGACACTGGTGCGAGCGACCGGCGATGCCTTGAAGGCCATCGAGGCCCATGTTGTCACCATCAACAGCCAGCTCGACGCCATTGCCCTGTCGTCACGCGAACAATCGGTCGGTCTTGCCGAAGTCAACACCGCCGTCAACCAGATGGACCAGGTGACCCAGCAGAATGCCGCCATGGTCGAACAATCGACGGCAGCCAGCTCTTCGCTGGCATCGGAAGCGGGCCGGTTGCGTCAGTTGATTTCGCAGTTCCACCTCGATGGCTCCCAGACCATGCCTGCCAATGGCGCTTCGGCCGCTGGCTGGACATCGAAAAAGCCGGCTGCTGCGCATGAACAGCACCGCCCGGTTGCGTCTCCGGCACGGCGGATGGTGGGGCAGGTTGCCCGCGCCATGGGTCTCCAGACAGCGGCCAAGGCCGATAACTGGGAGGAATTTTGATGCTGATGGCCTCGACCGGCCAGGCGGATGCGCTGGAAATCCTCGCCTTCAGGCTGCATGGACAGGAATTCTGCGTCAAGACCACGTCCATCCGCGAAATTCGCGGCTGGGCGCCCGCCACATCCTTGCCGCATGCCCCTGCGGAGGTCATCGGGGTGATCAATCTACGCGGCACGGTCATTCCCATCGTCGATCTCGCGGTTAAATTGGGAATGCAGGGCATGGTGACCAATGAGCGCAGCGCCATCATCGTTGCGGAAGTCGATAGCACGGTTGTCGGTCTGCTCGTCGATGCGGTGTCCGATATCCTCACGGTTCCGGCGGAAAGCCTGCAACCCGTGCCACAGGCCACCAGCACGGGGACGGATTTTTCCGATGGCATCATTGTACAGGACGCCAGCATGATCTGTTTTCTCAATCTCGAGCGGATGTTTGGGCAAAGCGATTGCAGCGATTGGGGGATTGCCGCCTGATCGCCCGAAATTTGCAGCAGGTTCAAAGCCCGGAAGTTTCTTCCGGGCTTTGGCGTTTTCACCCCGTTGCCGCCTTCGCAACATTTGGAATGCGGTTCTCGATAACCCGGTCTTTTCAAAGATGTGATTGGCTTGTCTTTATCCTGTAGGACAGTTTGATTAGCGAGTGCTATGAAGCCGGGCCTGTTCTTCTGTGGGGAAGGCAGGATTGCTTCCGGATGGGCTATCCCTGATGGATCACCCCTGACGGGCCATGAACAATGCGTGAGCGATGCCTATGAAGAGAATGACGAAGATCGTCCTGGTCGGCCTTGTGGTTGTGGGTGCCGGCCTGGCTTATGCCGCCCGCCAGCCGCAGGTCGCCGCGCTCACCGCAGGCTGGTTGGGCAAACCGCAAGGCGACCGGCAGCGGGGCCGGGATATGGCCATTCCCGTCGTGGCGGCTCCGGTCATCCAGGCCGACGTGCCCGTCTATGTGACCGGCGTCGGCAGCGTCAAACCGTTGAACACTGTTGTTATCCAGCCGCAGGTCAGCGGGCGGATCACGAATATCGGCTTTCAGGAAGGCCAGGACCTGAAGAAAGGCGACCTGATCGCCACGTTGGACGACGCGCTTTACAAGGCGCAGCTGGATGAAGCGATTGGCAAGAAGGCCCAGGACTCGGCCCAACTGACCTATGCCATTCTGGAAATGGAGCGTTTACAGCGCCTGATCGGCAATTCCGCCACCACCCAGCAGCAACTCGACAACCAGGTGGCGCTGGTGGCGCAATACAAGGCGCAGGTCCAGTCCGACCAGGCAGCCATCGAGGCGGCCCAGGCCCAGCTGGATTACACCGTGATCAAGGCGCCGATGGACGGGCGCACGGGCATTCGCAATGTCGATGTCGGCAATATCGTCTCGACCGGTGATACGACCGGCATCGTCACCCTGTCGCAGATCAAGCCGATCACCATCCTGTTTTCCATTCCGCAGCAGGATCTGGCCCGGGTCAATGCCGCCAATGCCAATGGTGCTCTTTCGGTCAATGCCCTGGGCGATGATGGCAAGACGGTCGTTGCCAGCGGCACGCTGACCGTGGTCGACAACCAGGTCGATACCACCACCGGCACCGTCCGCCTGCGGGCTGAATTTCCCAACGAAGATCTGCGGCTATGGCCCGGCGCCTTCGTCAATGCCCGGCTTCTCGTCGAGACCAAGAAAGATGTGCTGACGGTTCCGTCCTCGGCCATCCAGCGCGGTCCTGCGGGGACTTACGCCTATATTGTCCAGCCGGACCAGACAGTGAAGATCCAGGCGGTGACGGTCGAGATGCAGGACGACCAGACGGCAGTGATCGCCAAAGGGGTCAGCGCTGGCGAGACTGTCGTGACGACAGGGTTCGCCCGGCTCCAGGATGGCGCCCTGGTACGTGTTTCGACGCCGCAGGAGGCCGATCCTGCCAACATGGCCGTGCCGCTGGATGATAACAAGCCGCGTCAACGCCATGGCGGCAACCGCAATAATGGCCAGGCTCGGCCAAACGCCCATGACCCGGCCTCGCGGAAAGAGGGCGCTGAAAAACCTCCGGCTGGGCCGGACGACAAACCGGTACCCGCCGCCGGAGAGCAAAAAGACACCGGTGCAGCCGCAACCCCACCGGCTGACGCAGCGAAATGAGTATTTCGACGCCCTTTATCGCGCGGCCCGTCGCCACCTCGCTGCTGGGGATCGCCATCCTGCTGGGGGGATTGCTGGGATATACCTCGCTGCCCGTAGCCCCGCTGCCGCAGGTGGATTTTCCGACGATCCGCGTCACCACGCAATTGCCGGGTGCCGACCCCGAGACCATGGCAGCCCTGGTAACTGCGCCGCTAGAGCGTCCGCTTGGGCAGATCCCGGCGCTGGCCTCGATGACCTCTTCCAGCGCCTTCGGCATCAGCCAGGTGACGCTGCAATTTAACCTGGACCGTGATATCGATGGTGCTGCGCAGGACGTGCAGGCGGCGATCAATTCGGCCAGCGGCAGCCTGCCGAAAACCCTGCCTTATCCGCCGACCTATGCGAAAGTGAACCCGGCGGATACGCCGACCATCACGCTTGCGCTGCATTCCGATACCTATCCCATTCGTGATCTGAGCGATTTTGCCGATACGATCATGGCGCAGCGGCTGAGTGAGGTTTCCGGCGTCGGCGATGTGCGCGTCCAGGGCGGCGTGCGGCCCGCCATCCGCATCCAGGCCGATCTGACCCGGCTGGCCTCCTATGGAATGTCGCTCGAGGATCTGCGCACCGCGATTACCAATGCCAATGTTTCCGGTGCCAAGGGGGCGGTGGATGGCACTTCCCAATCCTTCACGCTCTCGGCCAATGACCAGATCCAGGACCCGGAAATCTACCGCGACACCATCGTCACCTATAGCAACAGCGCGCCTGTGCGGTTGCGCGATGTCGCCGATGTGGTCGAAGGGCTGGAAAACAGCCGCGTCGGCGCTTGGTATCAGGGGCATCCGGCGGTCATTGTCGATATCATGCGCCAGCCCGGCGCCAATGTCATTCAGACTGTCGAGGATGTCCGAAAGCAGCTGCCGCGCCTGAAACAGGCGCTTCCCGCCGGGGTCTCACTCGACATCGTCAACGACAGGACAGACACCATCCGCGCCTCCATTCACGATGTGCAATGGACGCTGGCGCTCAGCGTCGGCCTGGTCATTCTCGTGGTGTTTCTGTTTCTGCGCACGCTGACCGCGACGATCATCGCCGCCGTCGCCCTGCCGCTGTCGCTGATCGCCACTTTCGGCATCATGTATTTTGCCGGCTTCAGCCTCGATAACCTGTCGCTGATGGCGCTGACCATCGGGACCGGATTCGTGGTGGACGATGCCATCGTGATGATCGAAAATATCGCCCGTCATATCGAGGAAGGCGAACATCCGATGCAGGCCGCCCTGAAGGGGGCGGGCGAAATCGGCTTCACCATCATTTCGCTGACGGCGTCGCTGATCGCGGTCTTTATCCCGCTGCTGTTCATGACTGGCATTGTCGGGCGGATGTTCCGCGAATTTGCCCTGACGCTCACCATCGCCGTCGTGGTGTCGGCGGTGATTTCACTGACGCTGACGCCGATGATGTGCGCGCGCATTCTGCGAGCCCCCAAGGAGCGCAATTCCGGCGTGCTCGGCATGGTGGACCGGGGCATGGATTGGATGAACGAAGGCTACCGCCGCAGCGTCGTCTGGGCGGTCAATCGCGGTTGGCTGATGCTGGTACTAACGGGTGTCACGCTTGTGATAACCGGCCTGCTTTACGTCACCATCCCCAAGGGCTTCCTGCCGGTGCAGGATACCGGGTTGATTTCCGCCGTCGTGGAAACGGAGCCAACCAGCTCGTTCGACGCGATGAAGCAGACCCAGGCGCTTGTCGGCAACCGGCTGCGTGCCGATCCGGCGGTGGAAAGCGTCATTGCGGTGATTGGCACCAGCGCCTCCAACCTGACACTGAACACGGCAAGCTACAGTATCGTGCTGAAGCCGCTCGACCAGCGGGATATCTCGGCGACGGATTTGATCGACCGGCTGCGGGCGTCCGTTGCCGATATTCCCGGCATCCATCCGACATTCCAGAGCATTCGTGATATTTCGATCAGCACGCGGGCCAGCCGAGCGCCCTATCAATATACACTGACGGGCAATAATACCGCGACCGTCGCCGACTGGGCCGACCGGCTGGCCCGGCGGCTACAGCAGAACCCGTTGCTGATCGATGTGACATCCGAGGTGGAAATGGGCGGCGGGCGGTTGGCGATTACCGTCAACCGGGAGACCGCAGCCCGCCTTGGCGTCTCCATGCAGGTGATCAACGATACGCTCTATGATGCCTTCGGCCAGCGCCAGATCAGCACCATCTACGGGCAGGCGAACCAGTACCGGGTCATTCTGGAGGCCGCGCAGCGGTTTCAGGGCGACCCGAAATCCCTGGAACAGCTCTATGTCAAAGGCACGAGCGGCGCCATCGTGCCGCTGAATGCTGTTGCATCGGTCAAGTTTACCACGGCGCCGCTGGTGATCAGCCGCGATGATCAATTCCCCGCCGTTACCGTGAGCTTCGATCTCGCCAGAAACGCATCGCTGAGTGAGGCGATTACCGCGATCAAGAGCGCGGAGCGCGAGATTGGCATGCCCGCCTCCATCCAGCGGCACTATAGCGGCGATACCGAGGAATTCGACCGCTCGCTGGCGGGGGAGCCCTGGCTGATCCTGGCCGCGATCATCACCATCTATATTGTGCTGGGTCTGCTGTATGAAAGCACCATCCACCCGATCACCATTCTGTCCACGCTGCCTTCGGCGGGTGTCGGGGCGCTGGTGGCGCTGATGCTGTTTGGTCAGGATCTGTCGATTATCGCCTTGATCGGCATCGTTCTTCTGATGGGGATCGTCAAGAAGAACGCAATCATGATGATCGATTTCGCGCTGGACGCGGAGCGCAATGAAGGGCTCTGCGCCCGCGATGCCATCATCAAGGCGGCCGTCATGCGCTTTCGGCCAATCATGATGACCACGCTGGCTGCCCTGTTCGGGGCGCTGCCGCTGGCGCTTGCCCAGGGAACCGGCGCGGAACTGCGCATCCCGCTCGGCATCTCGATCATCGGCGGCCTGCTGCTCAGCCAGTTGCTGACGCTCTATACCACGCCGGTCATCTATCTGGCGCTGGATGGATTGCGCGCCAAGATGCAGGGAAAGCGAGCCGCGTCCAATATCGGAGGTCCGGCATGAGCATTTCAAGCCTCTTCATCAATCGTCCGGTTGGCACCACCCTGCTGGCAATCGGCCTGATGATGCTTGGGCTGGTCGCCTACCGGTTCCTGCCGGTCGCAAGCCTGCCTGCCGTCGATCTTCCCACCATCCGGGTAACAGCCAGCCGCCCCGGCGCCGATCCGGAAAGCATGGCGTCCAGCGTTGCCGCACCGCTGGAGCGCCATCTCGGCGCGATTGCCGGTGTCACCGAAATGACTTCGACCAGCGGGCTTGGCACGACCAATATCTTTCTTCAATTCGAGCTTTCCCGCAATGTCGATAGTGCCGCCCAGGATGTGCAGGCGGCAATCAATGCCGCCGTTGGCGATCTGCCGAGTGACCTGCCGTCGCTTCCGACCATGCGCAAGGCCAATCCTGCCGCATCGCCAATCCTGACACTGGCTTTGACCTCCGATACCATTCCGGCCAGTGCCATATACGATGCCGCCGACAGTGTTGTCGTGCAGCGGATTTCGCAAGTTGAAGGGGTTGGCGACGTTTCGGTCAGCGGTGCCGACCAGCCCGCCGTTCGCGTCCGGCTCAACCCCGACCGGCTGGCGGCGATCGGGCTTTCGGCGGATGACGTGCGCACCGCCATCGTCAACGGCAATGCGCTTGCGCCGATTGGTGCTATCGATGGAAGCCAGGCTTTTTATGCGCTGTCGGTCAATGCGCAATTGATTACGCCTGAAGATTACGGCCAGCTTGTCCTTCATGCCTCCAACGGCATCGCCGTCCGGCTGGCCGATATCGCCACCGTGGAACCGGGCGTGCGCAACCGCCGTTCCGATGCCTGGTTCAATGGCAAACCCGCCGTTCTTCTCAATATTACCAAGGCGGCGGATGCCAATGTGATGTCCACGGTCGATGCGGTGAAGGCGCTCATTCCTGAAGTCAAGCAGCTCATTCCCGCCGGTATCGAAGTCGATATTCTCAACGACCGCACCAAGACCATTCATGCCAGCGTCGAGGATATGCAGTTTACCCTGCTGGCGACGGTGGCGCTGGTCATGGCCGTGGTCTTCGTCTTCCTGCGCCGGCTGGTGCCGACGCTGGCCGCCGGTTTGACGGTGCCGCTATCGTTTGCTGGCGCGTTTGCCGCCATGTGGCTGACGGGATTGTCGATCGACAATCTGTCGCTGATGGCGCTGGCGGTGGCCAGCGGTTTCGTGGTGGACGACGCGATTGTGATGATCGAGACGATTTACGCCAATATCGAGAAGGGTATGAAGCCACTTGAGGCGGCCCACGCGGGCGCCCGACAGATCGGCTTCACGGTGATCGCCATCAGCATTTCTCTAATGGCCGCATTCATTCCCTTGTT
This genomic window contains:
- a CDS encoding efflux RND transporter periplasmic adaptor subunit, with product MTKIVLVGLVVVGAGLAYAARQPQVAALTAGWLGKPQGDRQRGRDMAIPVVAAPVIQADVPVYVTGVGSVKPLNTVVIQPQVSGRITNIGFQEGQDLKKGDLIATLDDALYKAQLDEAIGKKAQDSAQLTYAILEMERLQRLIGNSATTQQQLDNQVALVAQYKAQVQSDQAAIEAAQAQLDYTVIKAPMDGRTGIRNVDVGNIVSTGDTTGIVTLSQIKPITILFSIPQQDLARVNAANANGALSVNALGDDGKTVVASGTLTVVDNQVDTTTGTVRLRAEFPNEDLRLWPGAFVNARLLVETKKDVLTVPSSAIQRGPAGTYAYIVQPDQTVKIQAVTVEMQDDQTAVIAKGVSAGETVVTTGFARLQDGALVRVSTPQEADPANMAVPLDDNKPRQRHGGNRNNGQARPNAHDPASRKEGAEKPPAGPDDKPVPAAGEQKDTGAAATPPADAAK
- a CDS encoding efflux RND transporter permease subunit, with the translated sequence MSISTPFIARPVATSLLGIAILLGGLLGYTSLPVAPLPQVDFPTIRVTTQLPGADPETMAALVTAPLERPLGQIPALASMTSSSAFGISQVTLQFNLDRDIDGAAQDVQAAINSASGSLPKTLPYPPTYAKVNPADTPTITLALHSDTYPIRDLSDFADTIMAQRLSEVSGVGDVRVQGGVRPAIRIQADLTRLASYGMSLEDLRTAITNANVSGAKGAVDGTSQSFTLSANDQIQDPEIYRDTIVTYSNSAPVRLRDVADVVEGLENSRVGAWYQGHPAVIVDIMRQPGANVIQTVEDVRKQLPRLKQALPAGVSLDIVNDRTDTIRASIHDVQWTLALSVGLVILVVFLFLRTLTATIIAAVALPLSLIATFGIMYFAGFSLDNLSLMALTIGTGFVVDDAIVMIENIARHIEEGEHPMQAALKGAGEIGFTIISLTASLIAVFIPLLFMTGIVGRMFREFALTLTIAVVVSAVISLTLTPMMCARILRAPKERNSGVLGMVDRGMDWMNEGYRRSVVWAVNRGWLMLVLTGVTLVITGLLYVTIPKGFLPVQDTGLISAVVETEPTSSFDAMKQTQALVGNRLRADPAVESVIAVIGTSASNLTLNTASYSIVLKPLDQRDISATDLIDRLRASVADIPGIHPTFQSIRDISISTRASRAPYQYTLTGNNTATVADWADRLARRLQQNPLLIDVTSEVEMGGGRLAITVNRETAARLGVSMQVINDTLYDAFGQRQISTIYGQANQYRVILEAAQRFQGDPKSLEQLYVKGTSGAIVPLNAVASVKFTTAPLVISRDDQFPAVTVSFDLARNASLSEAITAIKSAEREIGMPASIQRHYSGDTEEFDRSLAGEPWLILAAIITIYIVLGLLYESTIHPITILSTLPSAGVGALVALMLFGQDLSIIALIGIVLLMGIVKKNAIMMIDFALDAERNEGLCARDAIIKAAVMRFRPIMMTTLAALFGALPLALAQGTGAELRIPLGISIIGGLLLSQLLTLYTTPVIYLALDGLRAKMQGKRAASNIGGPA
- a CDS encoding chemotaxis protein CheW; its protein translation is MASTGQADALEILAFRLHGQEFCVKTTSIREIRGWAPATSLPHAPAEVIGVINLRGTVIPIVDLAVKLGMQGMVTNERSAIIVAEVDSTVVGLLVDAVSDILTVPAESLQPVPQATSTGTDFSDGIIVQDASMICFLNLERMFGQSDCSDWGIAA